Proteins encoded within one genomic window of Jiangella mangrovi:
- a CDS encoding PfkB family carbohydrate kinase, with product MSNIARDPFRAPSRHDPLAGVRAGGGPELDVFLTGTVFFDIIFIGMDGPPKQGTEVWAGGMGSSPGGVANLAVAAARLGLRTGLAATFGEDLYGDYCRQTLGVQEGVDLTYSRYVTGWHSPVTVSMVYQRDRAMVTHGHRPEALDRLVSHPPQARSCFVDLGAERQPWVDSVAESGGLVFADLGWDPDDRWDLGRLRDGLAGCHAFSPNAVEAMSYTRTDSPEAAAEKLAELVPLAVVTNGADGAVAFDRTTGRPVKAAAVPVDALDPTGAGDVFVAGLLVGTLAGWPLLHTLRLANLGAALSVRHFGGALASPGWGDVALWYRETGSKDPGLAGDYEFLETILPDEAVPEVSRAIATLGFRAGR from the coding sequence GTGTCCAACATCGCTCGCGACCCGTTCCGCGCGCCGTCGCGGCACGACCCCCTGGCCGGCGTGCGCGCCGGCGGCGGTCCCGAGCTCGACGTCTTCCTCACCGGCACCGTCTTCTTCGACATCATCTTCATCGGCATGGACGGCCCTCCGAAGCAGGGCACCGAGGTGTGGGCCGGCGGCATGGGCTCCAGCCCCGGCGGCGTGGCCAACCTCGCCGTCGCCGCCGCCCGCCTCGGCCTGCGCACCGGCCTGGCCGCCACCTTCGGCGAGGACCTCTACGGCGACTACTGCCGGCAGACGCTCGGCGTCCAAGAGGGCGTCGACCTCACCTACTCGCGCTACGTGACGGGCTGGCACTCCCCCGTCACCGTGTCCATGGTCTACCAGCGCGACCGCGCCATGGTCACCCACGGCCACCGGCCCGAGGCGCTGGACCGGCTGGTCAGCCACCCGCCCCAGGCACGGTCCTGCTTCGTCGACCTCGGCGCCGAGCGGCAGCCGTGGGTCGACTCCGTCGCCGAGTCCGGCGGGCTGGTCTTCGCCGACCTCGGCTGGGACCCCGACGACCGCTGGGACCTCGGCCGGCTGCGCGACGGCCTGGCCGGCTGCCACGCTTTCTCGCCCAACGCCGTCGAGGCCATGAGCTACACCCGCACCGACAGCCCCGAGGCGGCGGCGGAGAAGCTGGCCGAACTCGTGCCGCTCGCCGTCGTCACCAACGGCGCCGACGGCGCGGTCGCGTTCGACAGGACGACCGGCCGCCCGGTCAAGGCCGCCGCCGTCCCCGTCGACGCCCTCGACCCCACCGGCGCCGGCGACGTGTTCGTGGCCGGGCTGTTGGTGGGCACGCTGGCCGGCTGGCCGCTCCTGCACACGCTGCGGCTGGCCAACCTGGGCGCCGCGCTGTCGGTGCGGCACTTCGGCGGCGCGCTCGCCTCGCCCGGCTGGGGCGACGTCGCACTGTGGTACCGCGAGACCGGCTCGAAGGACCCGGGCCTGGCCGGCGACTACGAGTTCCTCGAGACCATCCTCCCCGACGAGGCCGTGCCGGAGGTGTCGCGGGCCATCGCGACGCTGGGTTTCCGCGCCGGACGTTAG
- a CDS encoding alpha/beta fold hydrolase yields the protein MVLAYETYGAGRPLVLLPWFGLDRSAMIAAFEPVFEPTLTRRAGWRRIYADLPGTGESPGGEPTSDAVCDAVLRLIASAEPGGAPVALAGCSYGGYIASGVARRAPDRVAGLLLVCSGVRIAPEDRTLPPSPPGPPPAGWLDGVRPDLADHLATALGHRTAAVAAQVDAVVAAALTGDDDFLDRLRPGGFRLSDEDSPTTYGGPMAFLCGRADLVAGYADQFAALERYPDGAYAVVPDAGHYLPFEQPSVFRDLVGHWLGRLARLA from the coding sequence ATGGTGCTGGCGTACGAGACCTACGGGGCGGGCCGGCCGCTCGTCCTGCTGCCGTGGTTCGGCCTGGACCGCAGCGCGATGATCGCCGCGTTCGAGCCGGTCTTCGAGCCGACGCTCACCCGCCGAGCCGGGTGGCGGCGCATCTACGCCGACCTGCCGGGGACCGGCGAGTCTCCCGGCGGTGAGCCGACGTCCGACGCGGTGTGCGACGCGGTGCTGCGCCTGATCGCATCGGCCGAGCCCGGCGGTGCGCCGGTCGCCCTGGCCGGCTGCTCGTACGGCGGCTACATCGCCTCGGGGGTGGCGCGCCGGGCGCCGGACCGGGTCGCCGGGCTGCTGCTGGTTTGCTCGGGCGTGCGGATAGCGCCGGAGGACCGCACGCTGCCGCCGTCGCCGCCCGGTCCGCCCCCGGCCGGCTGGCTCGACGGTGTCCGCCCCGACCTCGCCGACCACTTGGCGACGGCACTCGGTCACCGGACCGCGGCGGTGGCGGCGCAGGTCGACGCCGTCGTCGCCGCGGCGCTGACCGGCGACGACGACTTCCTCGACCGGCTCCGCCCAGGCGGCTTCCGGCTCTCCGACGAGGACTCGCCGACGACCTACGGCGGGCCGATGGCGTTCCTGTGCGGGCGGGCCGACCTCGTCGCCGGGTACGCCGACCAGTTCGCCGCGCTCGAGCGCTACCCGGACGGCGCGTACGCGGTGGTCCCGGACGCCGGGCACTACCTGCCGTTCGAGCAGCCGAGCGTCTTCCGCGACCTCGTCGGCCACTGGCTCGGCCGGCTCGCCCGGCTCGCTTAG
- a CDS encoding extracellular solute-binding protein, with amino-acid sequence MRLSISRTTGLCAAAAVALLIGACAPGDDGDDGGDGASGEPTAGDVATDPSELGDVTLTVWDQEVREGQTEQIEALNTAFQEAYPNITIERVSRSTDDLRTTLRLALSGDDAPDVVQANNGRPEMGQYVAAGLLTPLDDYADGYGWFDRFPESVRALASYSEDGATYGEGDLYGLPQMGEIVGLYYSKSKLAALGLEPPQTTDDFVAALQAAQAAGEVPIQFGNSDPFAGIHEFGFVQNQFSDAETIRNLGFGRPGSSWTSDDNVAAAQAMSDWVDAGYFADGFNGVDYDTAWQAFAQGTGVFFVGGTWLVADLTSAMGDDVGFVLPPAGASGEHLVTGGISIPWAIPANSDAKEAAAAYIDFITSSDAMTAVTEAGNLPVIEAEQQTTTGLQSEVFAAWAQAGQDDLIVPYLDYATETFFDTITVAVQNLMGGQSDPQQFLDTLEADYAAATGS; translated from the coding sequence ATGAGGTTGTCGATCAGCAGGACCACCGGGCTGTGCGCCGCTGCCGCCGTCGCGCTGCTCATCGGGGCGTGCGCACCGGGCGACGACGGAGACGACGGCGGCGACGGCGCCAGCGGCGAGCCCACCGCGGGTGATGTCGCCACCGATCCGTCCGAGTTGGGCGACGTCACGCTGACGGTGTGGGACCAGGAGGTCCGCGAGGGGCAGACCGAGCAGATCGAGGCGCTCAACACCGCGTTCCAAGAGGCCTACCCCAACATCACCATCGAGCGGGTGTCGCGCTCCACCGACGACCTGCGCACCACGCTGCGCCTGGCGCTGTCCGGCGACGACGCGCCCGACGTCGTCCAGGCCAACAACGGCCGCCCCGAAATGGGCCAGTACGTCGCGGCCGGCCTGCTCACCCCGCTCGACGACTACGCCGACGGCTACGGCTGGTTCGACCGGTTCCCGGAGTCGGTGCGTGCGCTGGCCTCCTACAGCGAGGACGGCGCCACCTACGGCGAGGGCGACCTGTACGGCCTGCCGCAGATGGGCGAGATCGTCGGCCTGTATTACAGCAAGTCGAAGCTGGCCGCGCTGGGCCTCGAGCCGCCGCAGACCACCGATGACTTCGTGGCGGCGCTGCAGGCGGCACAGGCGGCCGGCGAGGTGCCGATCCAGTTCGGCAACTCCGACCCGTTCGCCGGCATCCACGAGTTCGGGTTCGTCCAGAACCAGTTCTCCGACGCCGAGACCATCCGCAACCTCGGCTTCGGCCGGCCCGGCTCGTCCTGGACCTCCGACGACAACGTCGCCGCGGCGCAGGCGATGAGCGACTGGGTCGACGCCGGCTACTTCGCCGACGGCTTCAACGGCGTCGACTACGACACCGCCTGGCAGGCGTTCGCCCAGGGCACCGGCGTGTTCTTCGTCGGCGGCACCTGGCTGGTCGCCGACCTCACCTCGGCCATGGGCGACGACGTCGGCTTCGTCCTCCCGCCGGCCGGCGCCAGCGGCGAGCACCTCGTCACCGGCGGCATCAGCATCCCGTGGGCGATCCCGGCCAACAGCGACGCCAAGGAGGCCGCGGCCGCCTACATCGACTTCATCACCAGCTCCGACGCCATGACCGCCGTCACCGAGGCGGGCAACCTGCCGGTCATCGAGGCCGAGCAGCAGACCACCACGGGCCTGCAGTCCGAGGTGTTCGCGGCGTGGGCGCAGGCCGGCCAGGACGACCTCATCGTGCCGTACCTCGACTACGCGACCGAGACGTTCTTCGACACCATCACCGTCGCCGTGCAGAACCTGATGGGCGGCCAGAGCGACCCGCAGCAGTTCCTCGACACCCTCGAGGCCGACTACGCCGCGGCCACCGGCAGCTGA
- a CDS encoding DeoR family transcriptional regulator, which produces MLAQRRYELIMQTLRSEGPVAVTTLGAKLGVSQATIRRDLAWLEDQGLLTRVRGGAATSPSLEPSFAAVATEAHEAKDAIARRAADMVEDGDVLLLDIGTTVHRLAMHLHGRKITVMTANMAVYEELVPDPDIELILLGGVVRRNYKSLVGFLTEDAVRQLRAGTLFMGTSGVRADGTVVDTTVVEVPVRRAMIAAADRVVLLADAEKFPGTGFATVCGPDALDVVVTNAVEGTDALGALRENGVKVVLV; this is translated from the coding sequence GTGCTTGCACAGCGCCGGTATGAGCTCATCATGCAGACCCTCCGCTCCGAGGGTCCGGTGGCCGTCACCACGCTGGGCGCCAAGCTGGGGGTCAGCCAGGCCACCATCCGGCGCGACCTCGCCTGGCTCGAGGACCAGGGCCTGCTCACGCGGGTGCGCGGCGGCGCCGCGACCAGCCCGTCGCTCGAGCCGTCGTTCGCCGCCGTCGCCACCGAGGCGCACGAGGCCAAGGACGCCATCGCCCGCCGCGCGGCCGACATGGTCGAGGACGGAGACGTGCTGCTGCTCGACATCGGCACGACGGTGCACCGGCTGGCCATGCACCTGCACGGCCGCAAGATCACCGTCATGACCGCCAACATGGCCGTCTACGAGGAGCTGGTGCCCGACCCCGACATCGAGCTGATCCTGCTCGGCGGCGTGGTGCGGCGCAACTACAAGTCCCTGGTCGGCTTCCTCACCGAGGACGCCGTCCGCCAACTGCGGGCCGGCACGCTGTTCATGGGGACCAGCGGGGTGCGCGCCGACGGCACCGTCGTCGACACCACGGTGGTCGAGGTCCCGGTACGCCGCGCCATGATCGCGGCGGCCGACCGCGTCGTGCTGCTCGCCGACGCTGAGAAGTTCCCGGGGACGGGGTTCGCCACCGTGTGCGGACCCGACGCCCTGGACGTCGTGGTGACCAACGCCGTCGAGGGCACCGACGCCCTCGGCGCGCTGCGGGAGAACGGTGTGAAGGTGGTTCTCGTATGA
- a CDS encoding carbohydrate ABC transporter permease encodes MISRGERLGNYAVLALFAVIAVYPVLLILQTALSNDQIGGGGSFHWENFADAWDQGHFGSYLRTSVIVAVLVVGLSTLLSILAGYAFGTMRFRGSEVIFYLILLGIMVPAEALVIALYFDLRELGLTNTLVAIVMPQVAQSTAFGTFWMRAYFRGSSREVIEAARIDGAGHWATLWRILVPMGRPALTTMIVLVFMWTWNEFLIPLIMATDESLRTAPLGLAFFQGQYTSGTALLAAGATLVALPVVVLYLFLQRHFIRGMVEGAVK; translated from the coding sequence ATGATCTCGCGCGGCGAGCGGCTGGGCAACTACGCCGTGCTGGCGCTGTTCGCCGTCATCGCGGTGTACCCGGTGCTGCTGATCCTGCAGACGGCGCTGTCGAACGACCAGATCGGCGGCGGCGGGTCGTTCCACTGGGAGAACTTCGCCGACGCCTGGGACCAGGGCCACTTCGGCTCCTACCTGCGCACCAGCGTCATCGTGGCGGTCCTGGTGGTCGGGCTGTCGACGCTGCTGTCGATCCTGGCCGGCTACGCGTTCGGCACCATGCGCTTCCGCGGCTCCGAGGTGATCTTCTACCTCATCCTGCTCGGCATCATGGTGCCGGCCGAGGCGCTGGTCATCGCGCTCTACTTCGACCTGCGCGAGCTCGGCCTGACGAACACGCTGGTCGCCATCGTCATGCCACAGGTCGCGCAGTCGACGGCGTTCGGCACGTTCTGGATGCGCGCCTACTTCCGCGGCAGCTCGCGCGAGGTGATCGAGGCCGCGCGCATCGACGGCGCCGGGCACTGGGCCACGCTCTGGCGCATCCTCGTGCCGATGGGCCGGCCCGCGCTCACCACCATGATCGTGCTGGTCTTCATGTGGACGTGGAACGAGTTCCTCATCCCGCTGATCATGGCCACCGACGAGTCCCTGCGCACGGCGCCGCTGGGCCTGGCCTTCTTCCAGGGCCAGTACACGTCCGGCACCGCCCTGCTGGCCGCCGGCGCGACGCTGGTCGCGCTGCCGGTGGTCGTGCTCTACCTGTTCCTGCAGCGTCACTTCATCCGGGGGATGGTCGAGGGCGCCGTCAAGTAG
- a CDS encoding 6-phospho-beta-glucosidase: MRLTILGGGGFRVPLVFRALAGADSGVDTVVLHDTDAARVRAVRAVLDERARSGPGGRVGPELIVEEDLASAVRGTDFVFSAIRVGGLAGRSCDERTALGQGVLGQETTGAGGVLYGLRTVPVALRLAEVVAAEAPDAWVINFTNPAGMVTEAMSSVLGDRVIGICDSPVGLFRRVARALGVSMGDAWFDYAGLNHLGWLRRVLVGGRDVLPELLSADDALGSFEEGKLFGAPWLRTLGTIPNEYLYYYYFTRDAIASAQAAPATRGEFLLEQQSAFYTPSPGDEDGGAASRWDAVRREREATYMAESREAAGVGDREAVDLDGGGYDRVALALMRAIAADERATLVLNVRNRSALPGLDADAVVEVPCIVGRNGAHPLAAGALDPAAAALVASVKATERATIAAARSGSRRAAVAALASHPLVDSVTTAERLVEAELAALPELRSVVVRD; encoded by the coding sequence ATGAGGTTGACGATCCTCGGGGGCGGCGGTTTCCGCGTCCCGCTGGTCTTCCGTGCCCTGGCCGGCGCCGACTCCGGCGTCGACACCGTCGTGCTGCACGACACCGACGCCGCACGGGTGCGGGCGGTGCGGGCGGTGCTCGACGAACGGGCCCGCTCCGGGCCGGGTGGGCGCGTCGGGCCCGAGCTGATCGTCGAGGAGGACCTCGCGTCCGCCGTGCGCGGCACCGACTTCGTGTTCTCGGCCATCCGGGTCGGCGGGCTGGCCGGGCGGTCCTGCGACGAGCGGACGGCGCTCGGCCAGGGCGTGCTGGGCCAGGAGACGACGGGCGCCGGCGGCGTCCTGTACGGGCTGCGGACGGTGCCGGTGGCCCTGCGGCTGGCCGAGGTCGTCGCCGCCGAGGCGCCCGACGCCTGGGTCATCAACTTCACCAACCCGGCCGGCATGGTCACTGAGGCCATGAGCTCGGTCCTCGGCGACCGCGTCATCGGCATCTGCGACTCCCCGGTCGGGCTGTTCCGGCGGGTCGCCCGGGCGCTGGGCGTGTCGATGGGCGATGCCTGGTTCGACTACGCGGGACTCAACCACCTGGGCTGGCTGCGCCGCGTGCTCGTCGGCGGGCGCGACGTGCTGCCGGAGCTGCTGTCGGCCGACGACGCGCTGGGCTCGTTCGAGGAGGGAAAGCTCTTCGGGGCACCCTGGCTGCGCACACTCGGCACCATCCCGAACGAGTACCTGTACTACTACTACTTCACCCGCGACGCCATCGCCTCCGCGCAGGCGGCGCCGGCCACCCGCGGCGAGTTCCTGCTCGAGCAGCAGTCGGCGTTCTACACGCCGTCGCCCGGTGACGAGGACGGGGGAGCGGCCTCGCGGTGGGACGCGGTCCGGCGCGAGCGCGAGGCGACCTACATGGCCGAGAGCCGCGAGGCCGCCGGGGTCGGCGACCGCGAGGCGGTGGACCTCGACGGCGGCGGCTACGACCGCGTGGCGCTCGCTCTCATGCGCGCCATCGCCGCCGACGAGCGGGCCACCCTGGTGCTCAACGTCCGCAACCGCTCCGCCCTGCCCGGGCTCGACGCCGACGCCGTCGTCGAGGTGCCGTGCATCGTCGGCCGCAACGGCGCGCACCCGCTGGCCGCCGGAGCGCTCGACCCCGCGGCGGCCGCCCTGGTGGCGTCGGTGAAGGCGACCGAGCGGGCCACGATCGCGGCGGCCCGGTCCGGCTCGCGACGGGCCGCGGTGGCCGCGCTGGCGAGCCACCCGCTGGTCGACTCCGTCACCACGGCCGAGCGGCTCGTCGAGGCCGAGCTCGCGGCTCTGCCCGAGCTGCGGTCGGTCGTTGTTCGCGACTGA
- a CDS encoding trypsin-like serine peptidase produces MRRPVIRSLLAGAALVVSGIAAAPAVAGTDSTPATADGVRASEVVHQQLATTRAQQRAAETYWTPERMRSAIPADATIKGDASTAAAPGMERAAVPEDPRSQLGKVFFTIGGVNYVCSGTATNSGNGDVVTTAGHCLHEGGGGSFASQFTFVPAYNNGSAPYGQWSASDLFTSSGWANSGDFNVDVGFAVMNENSSGQSLTSVVGSYPIAFNQARGLNYTSYGYPAGPPFNGQRLYSCTGNARPDPAGQTTQGITCDMTGGSSGGGWITGGRLNSVNSYKYTNDNNTMYGPYFGSTAQSVYNAAAAA; encoded by the coding sequence ATGAGGAGACCCGTCATCCGATCTCTCCTTGCCGGCGCCGCGCTCGTGGTGTCCGGCATCGCTGCCGCCCCGGCCGTGGCCGGAACGGACAGCACGCCGGCCACCGCCGACGGCGTCCGGGCGTCCGAGGTCGTGCACCAGCAACTGGCCACGACACGGGCACAGCAGCGCGCCGCCGAGACGTACTGGACCCCCGAGCGCATGCGTTCGGCCATCCCGGCCGACGCCACGATCAAGGGCGACGCCAGCACGGCGGCGGCACCGGGCATGGAGCGTGCCGCGGTTCCGGAGGACCCGCGTTCGCAGCTCGGCAAGGTCTTCTTCACCATCGGCGGCGTCAACTACGTCTGTTCGGGCACCGCCACCAACAGCGGCAACGGCGACGTCGTCACCACCGCCGGGCACTGCCTGCACGAGGGCGGCGGCGGCTCGTTCGCCTCGCAGTTCACCTTCGTCCCGGCCTACAACAACGGCTCCGCGCCCTACGGCCAGTGGTCGGCGTCGGACCTGTTCACGTCCAGCGGCTGGGCCAACAGCGGCGACTTCAACGTCGACGTCGGCTTCGCGGTCATGAACGAGAACTCCTCGGGCCAGAGCCTCACGAGCGTCGTCGGCTCCTACCCCATCGCGTTCAACCAGGCCCGCGGCCTGAACTACACGTCCTACGGCTACCCCGCCGGCCCGCCCTTCAACGGCCAGCGGCTCTACTCCTGCACCGGCAACGCCCGCCCCGACCCCGCCGGGCAGACCACCCAGGGCATCACCTGCGACATGACCGGCGGCTCCTCCGGCGGCGGCTGGATCACCGGCGGGCGCCTGAACTCGGTGAACAGCTACAAGTACACCAACGACAACAACACCATGTACGGCCCGTACTTCGGCAGCACCGCGCAGTCGGTCTACAACGCGGCCGCGGCGGCCTGA
- a CDS encoding carbohydrate ABC transporter permease: MAAAIGRRPGEPRRVAYLYILPAVLVFGLFILFPLIRTAQFSLYEWNGLGASSWAGFQNYRDVFTEPQLRGAFVHALVLVVFYAVVPVLLGLLLAATMSRAVLRGLGFFRVVLFLPQVIPMVVVAIAWRQIYEPNGPLNDLLRSVGLGALARPWLGDYTWALPSVGIVGTWVGTGLCLVLFLAGMSRIPRELYEAARLDGAGPFREFRAITLPSLRGELAVALTLTVIAALKTFDLVYVMTSGGPGTETTVPSYQVYNNAFLLGRVGTATALAIVLTLVVFVATVLINRVGERGQR; the protein is encoded by the coding sequence ATGGCCGCTGCCATCGGCAGGCGGCCCGGCGAGCCGCGCCGGGTCGCCTACCTCTACATCCTGCCCGCCGTCCTGGTCTTCGGCCTGTTCATCCTCTTTCCGCTGATCAGGACGGCGCAGTTCTCGCTCTACGAGTGGAACGGGCTGGGGGCCAGCTCATGGGCGGGGTTCCAGAACTACCGCGACGTCTTCACCGAGCCGCAGCTGCGCGGGGCGTTCGTGCACGCGCTGGTGCTGGTCGTGTTCTACGCGGTCGTCCCGGTGCTGCTGGGGCTGCTGCTCGCGGCGACCATGAGCCGGGCGGTCCTGCGCGGGCTCGGCTTCTTCCGAGTGGTGCTGTTCCTGCCGCAGGTGATCCCCATGGTCGTGGTCGCCATCGCCTGGCGGCAGATCTACGAGCCGAACGGGCCGCTCAACGACCTGCTCCGCTCGGTCGGGCTGGGCGCGCTGGCGCGGCCGTGGCTGGGCGACTACACGTGGGCGCTGCCGTCGGTCGGCATCGTCGGCACCTGGGTCGGCACCGGCCTGTGTCTCGTGCTGTTCCTGGCCGGCATGTCGCGCATCCCGCGTGAGCTGTACGAGGCGGCGCGGCTCGACGGCGCCGGCCCGTTCCGCGAGTTCCGGGCCATCACGCTGCCGTCGCTGCGCGGCGAGCTCGCGGTCGCCCTGACATTGACGGTCATCGCCGCGCTGAAGACCTTCGACCTCGTCTACGTCATGACCAGCGGCGGGCCGGGCACCGAGACCACCGTCCCGTCGTACCAGGTCTACAACAACGCGTTCCTGCTCGGCCGCGTCGGCACCGCGACCGCGCTGGCCATCGTGCTGACGCTGGTGGTGTTCGTGGCGACGGTGCTCATCAACCGCGTCGGCGAGCGGGGGCAGCGATGA
- a CDS encoding sugar-binding protein produces the protein MRAVRSAAAAATAALLAATLTATPTVAAAPAASGAPPRADAVDLDVLFIGAHPDDEAGALAALGQWHEAADVQAGVITVTRGEGGGNAVGLEEGPELGMLREAEERSAVANASIENVYNLDELDFFYNASAPLTDQVWGDDALERVVRVVRSTRPEVIVTMNPSPTPGNHGHHQQAARLAVEAYEAAADPEAFPEQLSDEGLSTWRVSRILRSGATGTGAAGSACETTPYTPADPTDRVFGAWQGRASTETGELWALRERKAQWEYVSQGWAVFPPPPTDPEQNGCDFFTLIASRTPYPMPGTGQTAALQGALLPMDGGLPLGTELTIDPEPFLVLPGESFAATVTVRAPARKPLVSPSLTVSGPAGWTAEVPDGALPRTLRPGREVSVDVVVTPPADAAAGERVALAATLTTRTGSGSNEAAVETTTDVRGELAQRPEAEVFADWTAEVDLPKLESLIAPIASLPSGAGTAVVVEVTNDGDTAASGSVTLELPAGFSAQSATLPYADLAPGATTTVTFSVTNTDPSLPTSNRAPGGGYPFRIVTDFGSGTDTQNATLELVPSADLEIQTEAPVLDGVAGEGEYPGDPIDTSTMWEGQAVPPADASATTRLAFTEDALYVLVEVTDEALGTVLPLEDCKRHWRTDSVEITIDPRGQSSNTSTTFKTGIFPTTVEGEPCFQRDADNHQGPGAETAPGMEVASVVNEPYDGYTIEAKIPFDVLPDTIDPERVGFNVLVYDSDTQDKTGQTRIGWSTFNGVQADPFRWARLRLGGYPDSAPAPVAPIMPDTAALSIDSPQSIAQSAEDGVGLGGGPELPARTASVTSARLSGSGDEVEVRLRARTDGRANVFLWDGDSVAGSVSADVEAGRTTVDVPVTDGSGGELTALVAFVTDGGTLALAEPVG, from the coding sequence ATGCGAGCAGTGAGATCCGCTGCTGCAGCCGCCACCGCAGCCCTCCTCGCGGCGACGCTCACCGCGACACCAACCGTGGCCGCCGCACCGGCCGCCTCGGGCGCGCCACCGCGAGCCGACGCCGTCGACCTGGACGTGCTGTTCATCGGCGCCCACCCCGACGACGAGGCCGGCGCACTGGCCGCACTGGGCCAGTGGCACGAGGCGGCCGATGTGCAAGCCGGCGTCATCACCGTCACCCGGGGCGAGGGCGGCGGCAACGCCGTCGGGCTCGAGGAGGGTCCGGAGCTCGGCATGCTGCGCGAGGCCGAGGAGCGCAGCGCGGTCGCCAACGCGAGCATCGAGAACGTCTACAACCTCGACGAGCTCGACTTCTTCTACAACGCCAGCGCGCCGCTGACCGACCAGGTGTGGGGCGACGACGCGCTCGAGCGGGTCGTGCGGGTGGTCCGCTCGACCCGCCCCGAGGTCATCGTCACGATGAACCCGTCGCCGACCCCCGGCAACCACGGCCATCACCAGCAGGCCGCGCGGCTGGCCGTCGAGGCCTACGAGGCCGCGGCCGACCCCGAGGCGTTCCCGGAGCAGCTGTCCGACGAGGGCCTGTCGACCTGGCGGGTCTCGCGCATCCTGCGCAGCGGCGCCACCGGCACCGGGGCCGCCGGCTCGGCCTGCGAGACCACGCCGTACACCCCGGCCGACCCCACCGACCGCGTCTTCGGTGCCTGGCAGGGCCGGGCCTCGACCGAGACCGGCGAGCTGTGGGCGCTGCGCGAGCGGAAGGCGCAATGGGAGTACGTGAGCCAGGGCTGGGCGGTCTTCCCGCCGCCGCCCACCGACCCCGAGCAGAACGGCTGCGACTTCTTCACGCTGATCGCGAGTCGGACGCCGTACCCGATGCCCGGCACCGGACAGACGGCGGCGCTGCAGGGCGCGCTGCTGCCGATGGACGGCGGGCTGCCGCTGGGCACCGAGCTGACCATCGACCCGGAGCCGTTCCTCGTGCTGCCGGGTGAGTCGTTCGCGGCGACGGTGACGGTGCGCGCGCCGGCCCGCAAGCCGCTGGTGTCGCCGTCGCTGACGGTGTCCGGCCCGGCCGGGTGGACGGCCGAGGTGCCGGACGGAGCGCTGCCGCGGACGCTGCGCCCCGGCCGCGAGGTGAGCGTCGACGTCGTCGTCACCCCGCCGGCCGACGCCGCCGCGGGCGAGCGGGTGGCGCTGGCGGCGACGCTGACGACCCGCACCGGCAGCGGCTCCAACGAGGCCGCCGTCGAGACCACCACCGACGTGCGCGGCGAGCTGGCGCAGCGGCCCGAGGCCGAGGTCTTCGCCGACTGGACCGCCGAGGTCGACCTGCCGAAGCTCGAGAGCCTGATCGCGCCGATCGCCTCGCTCCCGTCCGGTGCCGGCACGGCGGTCGTCGTCGAGGTCACCAACGACGGCGACACCGCGGCCTCGGGGTCGGTGACGCTGGAGCTCCCCGCCGGGTTCTCGGCGCAGTCCGCCACACTGCCGTACGCGGACCTGGCGCCCGGAGCCACCACGACGGTCACGTTCTCCGTCACCAACACCGACCCGTCGCTGCCGACGTCGAACCGGGCGCCGGGCGGCGGCTACCCGTTCCGGATCGTCACCGACTTCGGCTCCGGCACCGACACCCAGAACGCGACCCTCGAGCTGGTGCCGTCGGCCGACCTCGAGATCCAGACCGAGGCGCCGGTGCTCGACGGCGTGGCCGGCGAGGGCGAGTACCCGGGTGACCCGATCGACACCTCGACCATGTGGGAGGGCCAGGCGGTGCCGCCGGCCGACGCGTCGGCCACGACGCGGCTGGCCTTCACCGAGGACGCGCTGTACGTGCTGGTCGAGGTCACCGACGAGGCGCTGGGCACGGTGCTGCCGCTCGAGGACTGCAAGCGGCACTGGCGCACCGACTCCGTCGAGATCACCATCGACCCGCGCGGGCAGTCGTCGAACACGTCGACGACGTTCAAGACCGGCATCTTCCCGACGACCGTCGAGGGCGAGCCGTGCTTCCAGCGCGACGCCGACAACCACCAGGGCCCGGGGGCCGAGACGGCGCCCGGCATGGAGGTCGCGTCGGTGGTGAACGAGCCGTACGACGGGTACACCATCGAGGCGAAGATCCCGTTCGACGTGCTGCCCGACACCATCGACCCGGAGCGCGTGGGCTTCAACGTGCTGGTCTACGACTCCGACACGCAGGACAAGACCGGCCAGACGCGCATCGGCTGGTCCACGTTCAACGGCGTTCAGGCCGACCCGTTCCGGTGGGCGCGGTTGCGGCTGGGCGGATACCCGGACAGCGCACCGGCACCGGTCGCGCCGATCATGCCCGACACCGCCGCGCTGAGCATCGACTCGCCGCAGAGCATCGCGCAGTCCGCCGAGGACGGCGTCGGGCTCGGTGGCGGGCCGGAGCTGCCCGCACGGACGGCGTCGGTCACGTCGGCACGGCTGTCGGGCTCGGGCGACGAGGTCGAAGTGCGGCTGCGTGCCCGCACCGACGGCCGGGCCAACGTCTTCCTGTGGGACGGCGACAGCGTGGCCGGCTCGGTGTCGGCCGACGTCGAGGCCGGCCGGACGACGGTCGACGTGCCGGTGACCGACGGGTCCGGCGGTGAGCTGACCGCGCTGGTCGCGTTCGTCACCGACGGCGGCACCCTGGCCCTGGCCGAACCGGTCGGCTGA